The sequence GAACGATACATTGTGTTAGCCCGTGAAATTACTAAAACTTGGGAAACGATTACGGGTAATACGATTAAAAATTTACGAGAATGGCTTTTAGAAGATCCCAATCGTACAAAAGGCGAGATGGTTTTGATTGTGGAAGGCAAACCAAAGTCTGACAATAACGATGAAATCTCCCCACAAGCGGTGAAGGCGCTTGAATTAATTGCAGAGGAATTACCGCTGAAAAAAGCGGCGGCTATTGTTGCTGAGTTGTATGGTTATAAGAAGAATGCTTTGTATCAATTTGGATTAGCGCATTTGGAAAAGTAACCTCAAAATCAGCCGCACTTTATTCATCCGATTTTAATCTGTGCTGTTGCACTAAATAGATATGAGCTATTACAAAATATTTACTTTTAGACTGGAAAAAATATGTTAAACCAAGTTTCAAATACATTACTGACACCAAGTAATCTTTCAACTAAAGCATTGCTCAATATTTTCGACATGATGTCGCATCGTAATATTGACTATGCTGATTTGTATTTTCAACTTAGCCAAGATGAAAGTTGGGTATTGGAAGATGGCATTATAAAAGAAGGCGGTTTTCATATTGATCGTGGTGTTGGCGTGCGGGCAGTTTCTGGTGAGAAAACAGGCTTTGCTTATTCTGATCAAATTAATCTTGCTTCTTTGCAGCAATGTGCGGAGGCGGTAAAGGGGATTGCGCAAGTAAAACAGGGAAATTTGATTTCGCCATCCGCTTTTAATGTTGTAAATCCTATTGCTCGTTATGCAGAGATTAATCCTTTGGAAAGTTTGACTAAAGAGAAAAAAATTGAGCTATTACATTTGGTTGATCGTACAGCACGCGCGGAAGACCATCGAGTAACCCGCGTATCAGCAAGTCTTAGTTCCGTTTATGAGGAAATATTAGTCATGGCGACGGATGGTACGTTAGCTGCAGATATTCGTCCTTTAGTTCGCTTATCTATTTCTGTGTTAGTAGAGAAAAATGGAAAACGTGAACGAGGAAGTTGTGGTTCTGGTGGGCGTTTCGGTTTAGATTGGTTCTTTGAAGTGATTGATGGCGATATTAGAGCAGTACGATTTGCTAAAGAAGCGGTTCGTCAAGCTTTAGTAAACCTTAGTGCAGTTGCAGCACCTGCAGGATTAATGCCAGTTGTATTAGGTGCGGGTTGGCCTGGTGTGTTGTTACACGAGGCTGTAGGGCACGGTTTAGAAGGGGATTTTAATCGTAAAGAAAGTTCACTTTTCACAGGCAAGATTGGTGAACAAGTGACTTCACCGTTATGTACGATTGTGGATGATGGCACGATTGAAAATCGTCGAGGATCATTGACTATTGATGATGAAGGTGTACCAAGCCAGTGCAATGTACTCATCAAAGACGGGATTTTGCAGGGTTACATGCAAGATAAAATGAATGCCCGTTTGATGGGCGTAGCACCAACAGGGAATGGCCGTCGAGAGTCTTATGCCCACTTACCAATGCCTAGAATGACTAACACCTATATGCTTTCTGGACAAAGTCAGTTTGATGATTTGATTGCTTCTGTAGAACAGGGGATTTATGCACCGCACTTTGGTGGCGGTCAAGTGGATATTACGTCTGGTAAATTTGTATTTTCCACTTCAGAAGCTTATTTAATTGAAAAAGGAAAAATTACGAAACCTGTGAAGGGCGCAACTTTAATTGGCAGTGGCATTGAAGTGATGCAAAAGATTTCTATGGTTGCAGATAAATCAGAACTTGATTTAGGTATCGGAGTTTGTGGTAAAGAAGGGCAAAGTGTGCCAGTTGGTGTTGGACAGCCCGCACTAAAAATTGATGAAATTACCGTGGGTGGTACAAATTAAACCAAAATTGCGCAAAAGATCACAAAAATCCCATTAAAATTGGATTTTTACTGGCAATTTCATTCAAATTTTGATAGTCTCGGGCAGAATTGAATTTTTATATCTTTTAATTATTTTAAATTATGTTGAAAAGAATTTTAGTTATTATCGGTTTAGCGACGCTCGCAACTGCTTGTTCTAATGGTCCTCGAACGGCAAATCATCAAGTTATTTCAGAAAGTGATGATGCTCAATTAACCGGTTTGATTAATCATTTAGAAAAAGGTAATCGCGCAAGTATTTTCCACAAAGTGAGAACAAACCGTTCATCTGCATTGATGGGAGATAAGGCTTTAGCTGGTGTTTACAATGAATGGGTAGGCACTAGTTATCGTATGGGCGGTACAACTAAACGTGGTATTGATTGTTCTGCATTTATGCAAACAACTTTTTCTGAAGCCTTTGGTATTGAATTGCCTCGTTCTACGGCTGAACAGCGTTATTTAGGTAAACAAATTAGTAAATCAGAGTTGAAAAAAGGCGATTTAGTATTCTTCCGTAAAAATAACCATGTCGGTGTTTATATTGGTAACAACCAATTTATGCACGCAAGTACAGGGCAAGGTGTGACGATAAGTTCCCTTGATGAAGAATACTGGGCTAGAACTTACACTCAATCGCGTCGTATCATGTAATGAAAAAGAAAACCGAACATTAAGTTCGGTTTTTTTGATCAGTTCATTGATAGAAATCTCCCCTTTTAATCGAGGAGATTTTTATTATTCTTTAAATTCTTCCATCATTTCTTGTGCTTTTTTCACCATATCTTCTGAACCAACAAATAGTGGAACGCGTTCATGAAGTGCGGTTGGTTCGATATCTAAAATTCGGCGATAACCATCCGTTGCGACACCGCCCGCTTGCTCCGCTAAAAATGCAATTGGATTGCCTTCATATAATAAACGAAGTTTGCCATTTGGATAGTTAGTTGCACTTGGGTAAATATAAATGCCGCCTTTTAATAAGTTGCGGTGAAAGTCTGCTACAAGTGAACCAATATAGCGAGAGGCGTAAGGGCGATGAGTCACTTTGTCTTCTTCTTGGCAATATTTAATATATTTTTTCACACCTTGTGGGAATTTGAGGTATTGCCCTTCATTAATGGAATAAATACGGCCAGTTTTTGGCATTTGCATATTTTCATGTGATAGACAGAATGTACCGATTGATGGGTCATAAGTAAAGCCGTTAACCCCATTACCAGTGGTATATACCAACATAGTTGATGATCCGTAAACAATATAACCTGCGGCAACTTGTTTATTCCCTGGTTGTAAGAAATCTTCTAAGGTGACTGGAGTGCCAATTGGAGATACGCGGCGGTAAATAGAGAAAATCGTACCGACGGATACGTTTACATCAATATTTGAAGAACCATCAAGGGGATCAGTTAAAATAATGTATTTTGCATTGCGCCCACGTTCCGTATCAAATGCGATAAAACTTTCTTCTTCTTCAGATGCAAACCCAGCCACTTCTTCACGTGCCATTAATGCCGCTTTCATCGTGTTATGGGCGAATAAATCAAGTTTCATTTGACTTTCGCCTTGTACGTTTTCAACACCTGATTGGCCGAGAATATTTGTTAAGCCTGCTTTATTAATATCTCGGTGAATAATTTTCGCTAAAAGACGAATTGACGACAAAATACCACTCAATTCCCCTTTTGCATTTGGGTATTCTGCTTGGCGTTCAACGATAAATTCACTCAATGTTTTCATAATTTTCCTTTTAGTTTTTCATAATGCGTTGATTAATTATAGGGAATTTGGAGTGTAAACTCTAATGATAGATTATCAGAATGAGATCTTTATCACAAAAATGTCACATTTATTGCTGTAATTTTTAGAAGCTATCACTTATTTGTTAATTAATTCTGGAGCGATTTTGTGAATTTGCGCTCCAAATAAACTTGAGCTACCATAACCGCACTTTATTAAGCCAAAAGGTAAAAAATGAAAATCGCATTAGGCATTGAGTATAACGGACAAAATTATTATGGTTGGCAGAGACAAGAAAAAGTCCGCAGTGTACAAGAAGAATTAGAAAAGGCGCTTTCTTGTATTGCGAATGAAAAAATTGACATATTTTGTGCTGGCAGAACGGATTCTGGTGTGAGTGGAACGGGGCAGGTTATTCATTTTGAAACGAATGCGGTTCGTCCAGAGAAGGCTTGGGCTTTTGGTACGAATGCTCATTTACCCGATGACATTGCAGTGAGTTGGGCAAAACAAGTCGATGATGAATTCCATGCAAGATTTTCTGCAACAGCACGCCGTTACCGCTATATTCTTTATTGTAATAAATTACGCTCTGCGATTTTAGCGGGGGGAATAACTCATTGCCATTTAGATTTAGATGCCGAAAAAATGCATCAAGCAGGGCAATGTTTATTAGGGGAACATGATTTTTCCTCTTTCCGCGCTGCACAATGTCAGTCTCATACGCCTTGGCGTAATGTGCATCATTTGAATGTGTCTCGTATCGGAAAATATATTATTGTTGATATTCAAGCGAATGCTTTTGTGCATCATATGGTGCGCAATATTGTGGGAAGTTTGATTGAGGTCGGTGCTAGAAATCAGCCGATTGAATGGATGCAATGGCTACTTAAGCAGAAAAATCGTCAGCTTGCCGCACCAACAGCAAAACCTGATGGATTGTATTTGGTGGATGTGATTTATCCACAAAAGTTTGATATTCCTAAACGCCCAATTGGTCCTTTATTTTTAGAGGATGGTTTATTAAATCGCACTTTGGAATAAAGCGTCATTTCATGTTTTAAATCACCATATCTGAAAATATTCTTCATAAAAAAAGACCGCACTTTAAAAGTGCGGTCAATCTTAAGTGAATTTTATATTAATTTTGATATTCCATAGTTCACTAAAAATCCACCAATCACTAGCCATAAATAAATCAGTATCCCTAAAATCAGAGGTTTTAGTCCTGCTTTCTTTATTGCGCTTGATTGCGTAGTTAAGCCGAGCGCAGCCATCGCTGAAATTAATAAGAAAGAATCGATTTCAACTAATAATTTCACGAGTTCTTTTGGTAATAAATCAAAAGAATTAAAAATGGCAACGCCAATAAAAAGTACAGCAAACCAAGGAATTGTAATTTTGTGTGACGTATTTTCTGATACCTCATTACTACGCGTTAATAACCAAGAAAGCATTAATAAAAATGGTGCGAGCATCATTACTCGGATCATTTTGGTAATGACGGCGGTATTCGCCACGATAGGATCTATATTTCCCCCGATAGCGTAAACTTGAGCCACTTCATGTACGCTAGAGCCCACATAAATGCCGAATTGATGAGCGTTAATTAAATTTTGTGACCAGGTGTAGAAAAATGGATAAGTAAAAATAGAAAGCGTCCCGAAAATGACCACTACGGCAATCGCCACTGAAACTTTATGAGATTCTGCTTTGGTAACAGGCTCTGCCGCCATAACCGCTGCCGCACCACAAATACTACATCCAGCCCCAGTGAGATAAACTAATTGTTTATCCATTTTTAGATAACGAATGCCCAAAAGTGCGGTAAGAAAAAAGGTTGAAATCAGCATGATTGCATCAGTGACGACAGCATTTAAGCCAACATCGGCGATATCGCCAAAAGTTAGGCGAAAACCATATAGCACAATGCCGGTGCGAAGAAGAGGACCTTTCGCAAATAATACACCTTTTTCCACTTGTGCAGAAAATTGCGGGTAAATGGTATTGCCGATTACCATTCCCAGCAAGATGGCAATAATTAAGGCACTGATATGATAGTGATGAGAAAAGTCGGTACTCCCTAAGTAGCTAGCAAGTACAGCGATAATCGCGATAAATATAAGTCCGAAATAAAAGGGACGAGTGTTCATTTTTTCTTTCCTTAGTTAGTATGAGTTTCCTTTACCCAAGCACTTTCATCCAAAATTTTTCCAAAATAACTTTCCACTAAACGGCCAGTTACATCTGTTTGAGGATCGGTAAATAGCGTTTTAGGCGTACCGCTCTTTATCATTTTCCCTTTATCCATCACGATGACTGTGTCTGCAATATGTTTAATCACGCCGAGGTCTTGCCCTACATAAATGTAAGAGATACCTAAACGTTGCTGCAGATCAAGGGTTAAATTTAGTAGCTGAATGCGTACTGAAGCATCTAGATTGCCAAGAGCATCATCTATAATGATTATCTCAGGTTCTAAAATCAGCGCGCGAGCCAAAGCGACACGCTGTTTTTGGCTGATAGAAAGATTTTTGATTTTTAGATTTGTGTAATCGGGGTAAAGCCCTACAAGTAACAGTGTTTCAAAGATTTTTTGATTGCGACGTTCTTCATCCCAATCTGTTGCTAAACGTAGTGGCGCATCTAATGCCTCACCGATATTTAAGCGAGGATTAAACGCTGAATTTGCATCTTGGAACACCATTCGAATATGTTGCGCGCGGTATTGAAAATCCTCAAATTGCAATTTATGATCGTTAAATAAAATTCTGCCAGAAGTGGGCTGTGTAATGCCTGCGATCATTTTTACTAACGTTGATTTCCCAGAACCATTTTTGCCGATAATTGCTAAGGTTTGTTGGCGTTCAAGAGAAAAACTTACATTTTCTACCGCATTAAAGTCACTCGTGCCAAATAAACGTTTGCGACCTTTAAAGGTTTTCGTCAAATCTTCTACTTGTAATAACGGCATTATTCATTTCCTTTGCTTGCAAGTGTTAATGGTGTACTCA comes from Haemophilus haemolyticus and encodes:
- a CDS encoding NlpC/P60 family protein; the encoded protein is MLKRILVIIGLATLATACSNGPRTANHQVISESDDAQLTGLINHLEKGNRASIFHKVRTNRSSALMGDKALAGVYNEWVGTSYRMGGTTKRGIDCSAFMQTTFSEAFGIELPRSTAEQRYLGKQISKSELKKGDLVFFRKNNHVGVYIGNNQFMHASTGQGVTISSLDEEYWARTYTQSRRIM
- the tldD gene encoding metalloprotease TldD; translation: MLNQVSNTLLTPSNLSTKALLNIFDMMSHRNIDYADLYFQLSQDESWVLEDGIIKEGGFHIDRGVGVRAVSGEKTGFAYSDQINLASLQQCAEAVKGIAQVKQGNLISPSAFNVVNPIARYAEINPLESLTKEKKIELLHLVDRTARAEDHRVTRVSASLSSVYEEILVMATDGTLAADIRPLVRLSISVLVEKNGKRERGSCGSGGRFGLDWFFEVIDGDIRAVRFAKEAVRQALVNLSAVAAPAGLMPVVLGAGWPGVLLHEAVGHGLEGDFNRKESSLFTGKIGEQVTSPLCTIVDDGTIENRRGSLTIDDEGVPSQCNVLIKDGILQGYMQDKMNARLMGVAPTGNGRRESYAHLPMPRMTNTYMLSGQSQFDDLIASVEQGIYAPHFGGGQVDITSGKFVFSTSEAYLIEKGKITKPVKGATLIGSGIEVMQKISMVADKSELDLGIGVCGKEGQSVPVGVGQPALKIDEITVGGTN
- a CDS encoding ATP-binding cassette domain-containing protein, whose amino-acid sequence is MPLLQVEDLTKTFKGRKRLFGTSDFNAVENVSFSLERQQTLAIIGKNGSGKSTLVKMIAGITQPTSGRILFNDHKLQFEDFQYRAQHIRMVFQDANSAFNPRLNIGEALDAPLRLATDWDEERRNQKIFETLLLVGLYPDYTNLKIKNLSISQKQRVALARALILEPEIIIIDDALGNLDASVRIQLLNLTLDLQQRLGISYIYVGQDLGVIKHIADTVIVMDKGKMIKSGTPKTLFTDPQTDVTGRLVESYFGKILDESAWVKETHTN
- the fbp gene encoding class 1 fructose-bisphosphatase, which encodes MKTLSEFIVERQAEYPNAKGELSGILSSIRLLAKIIHRDINKAGLTNILGQSGVENVQGESQMKLDLFAHNTMKAALMAREEVAGFASEEEESFIAFDTERGRNAKYIILTDPLDGSSNIDVNVSVGTIFSIYRRVSPIGTPVTLEDFLQPGNKQVAAGYIVYGSSTMLVYTTGNGVNGFTYDPSIGTFCLSHENMQMPKTGRIYSINEGQYLKFPQGVKKYIKYCQEEDKVTHRPYASRYIGSLVADFHRNLLKGGIYIYPSATNYPNGKLRLLYEGNPIAFLAEQAGGVATDGYRRILDIEPTALHERVPLFVGSEDMVKKAQEMMEEFKE
- a CDS encoding YeiH family protein codes for the protein MNTRPFYFGLIFIAIIAVLASYLGSTDFSHHYHISALIIAILLGMVIGNTIYPQFSAQVEKGVLFAKGPLLRTGIVLYGFRLTFGDIADVGLNAVVTDAIMLISTFFLTALLGIRYLKMDKQLVYLTGAGCSICGAAAVMAAEPVTKAESHKVSVAIAVVVIFGTLSIFTYPFFYTWSQNLINAHQFGIYVGSSVHEVAQVYAIGGNIDPIVANTAVITKMIRVMMLAPFLLMLSWLLTRSNEVSENTSHKITIPWFAVLFIGVAIFNSFDLLPKELVKLLVEIDSFLLISAMAALGLTTQSSAIKKAGLKPLILGILIYLWLVIGGFLVNYGISKLI
- the truA gene encoding tRNA pseudouridine(38-40) synthase TruA gives rise to the protein MKIALGIEYNGQNYYGWQRQEKVRSVQEELEKALSCIANEKIDIFCAGRTDSGVSGTGQVIHFETNAVRPEKAWAFGTNAHLPDDIAVSWAKQVDDEFHARFSATARRYRYILYCNKLRSAILAGGITHCHLDLDAEKMHQAGQCLLGEHDFSSFRAAQCQSHTPWRNVHHLNVSRIGKYIIVDIQANAFVHHMVRNIVGSLIEVGARNQPIEWMQWLLKQKNRQLAAPTAKPDGLYLVDVIYPQKFDIPKRPIGPLFLEDGLLNRTLE